The genomic window AGTTCTTTTTTAAGTTGCGGATCAGGTGTTTTTTCCAATTTAAGTAATTTTTCATAGTAATAGGCTACTTTTTTAAGATTTCCCTTTTCCTTATATTTTTCTGCAGCTATTTTTGAGAGCTCCTTTATTTTGGCAACTAATCTGGTTTTGAGTGCTTTTATATCTTTTTCATTTTTGAAAGGGCTGTTATCTATAGTTTTAATGGCATCTTCATAGATAGAAATATTATTTTCTATATCTGATATGGAGTTAAAAAACTTAGCAGTTTTCAGATATATCTCTATTTTTTGCTTTAATCTTCTTTTTTCCTTCAAGAGCTGTTCAAGCTTCTTTTCATTAATCCACTTGCCCTGATAGTATATATAACCTTGGGCAACTTTTTGCATAATAGGATCTTGGGAAAGTTTATTTTTTAGTTTGTTTATCTCATCATGTTTAAAAATTTTGAGGATTATCAATTGGTCGTATCTTTTTAAAGCTCTGTCAAACAGTGATTTAGCCTTTTTATATTCCTTTTTTTGATAAGCAACTTCTCCTTGTTTTTCAAGGTCTTTTGCCAGTTCATATAATTCCTTTTCCTGCAGTATATAAACCCCAAAATAAATTAAAACTGCTGAAAATAAAAGAATAAGTAGTAGTTTTATCTTCCCCCTTATAAAATTCACTGTTTAACCTCTTCAAACTTTTTCTGATATATTTTTAAATATTTATTTTTCTGCTCCATAAATCTCTTAATTATAGGAGAAAGTTCTGATAGAATTTTTTTATCTTTCTCTTTTACTTCCATTGCTGTTGAAATTTCCTTACTTAAAGAGGCTTTTTTACCTAAAAAGCTGTAAAAATCATCAATATTAATTCTGATTAATGCTTTGAGATTTTCTATAATTCTAAGATATGCGTATGTTCTTCCGTTACGCCTTGTTTCATAATAGCTGAAATTTTCCCTAACCTCTTTTATTACATATCTATTTTTTTTCATATCACTAATTAACTGACCAAATGCATTATCAAGCTCCTGAAAATATTCAAGTATATAATCTTTATTTGTAAAAAATAACCAAGAACTTTTTATACCTTTAAGAGTTTTAATATACTCCTCCAACATCTTCTTGGTGACTTCAAATCTATGTATTATCTCTTCATCAAGGAGATTTTTCATATCTTTTGTTAGATAGTTAAGCAATTGGTCTGTATGTTCCAGTATGGCAAATATTTTTGAATCATTATTAATGAAAATATCTATAACATCAGTATCACCGGCTTTCATAGCCCAGTAAAGAAAATATAAGAAGTCCTTATGGAAGTTTACATAATTTGATAGATATAATCTTTCAAGGATTTTTGCTGATTTTATATCTCCTGTTTTATTGTAAGACAAAGAACAGTATTTGATTGTTTTTAGTTTATATTCATTTTGAAAGTTTCTTATATAATCTTCTTTCAGATATTCTTCTTGATATTTTTTGTAATATTTTTCACATAAAACCGGCAGAATATTAGGGTCTTTTTTCTTTTCGTAGAGTATTTCTAATTCATCGGTATCAAGGTTTTTGTAATCAATACAAGAGTTTAGAATCATAAAGATACTTATTAGGAAAAATACAATAAATTTTTTCACTTCCCTACCCCTTATTAGAGGAACTATTTATAAATATATTATTCATTATTTATATTGTAAACATTTTATCCAAATTTATTTTTGATTAGCTCTTTTAATTTTTGTTGTTTTTTCTTTACAAATTTTAAGATAAAGGCTTCGTCTGAAGGTTTTATATTTTTGAATTTTATACCATAACAAACCGTATTTTTTCTTTCTACTATATTAACAACCTGCCCATTTATTTTAAGCTTCTTTCCATCAAGTTCAAAATCTATTTCAAGTTCAGTTCCCACTCCAATTCCTGTAGTTTTTCTTTTATCCTGAGGTATACAAATTCGTATTCCTCCAGCACTAATATCTCGACCTTCTGCTGTTATTATTTGGGGTTTCACTTCAGACAATATTTTGGTTCGGACAGGTATATCTATCTCAACTCTGGCATATTGCCTTCTTTGAGTTCTTTTCATATCAATATGATGTGGAATTTGAAGTATTACTTTGCCCCCTTCTTTGACAATATCTGAAACTTCACCTTCAAGAGTGTATATGGCATCGTCCCTTCTTAAAAATATAATCTTTACTCTTTTGCCTTTTAAATCTGGAGGGGAAACAACATCAACTAAAAGCCAATACATATATTTTTCATCTTTATCGTATAAAGAAACTGGAAATGTTTGGTTCTGGTAATTTAGTCTTCCCCCTTGAAACAGTTCAATATCCTTTGTGGATGTTAGGGGTACAAATGGAGGAATATAATCAAATCCTAATTTTTTACGACTTTCTTTTATTAACTCTTCATCGTAGTTTTGATTTTCGTTCACATACTGGTCTATTACTTTTTCAAAAGATGCTTTTACTTCAAGTGACAAAAAAGGGTCTCTATTAAGTTTCTTTGAGTATTTCCATAAGATATCTATTATCCTATCAGACAGTCCTTTTTCTTTTGCGTTTTTATAAAAAAATTTTTTTAAAAATCGGGCTTTTATTGTTTTTCTGAAATAGATGATTGCTATAAAAACAAGGACTAAAAAAAGAATTATGAAAATTAAGAGTAGAATTTCTGTTAATTGCGTATTAGTTGCTGACTTAAAAGATTCAAGTGCTTTTAGTCTTTCGTCCAATTATTGACCTGATAAAAAGGGGGCTTTTGCCCCCTTTTTTGATTAAATATCGTAATATAATTCGAATTCTTTAGGATGTGGAACAAGTCTAATAGCATCAACTTCTTCTTGTTTGGTTTCAATCCACATGTTGATAAAGTCTTCGTCCATAACTCCGCCTTTTGTGAGGAATTCCATATCCTCTTTGAGAGCGTCAATTGCTTCTTGGAGAGAAGCTGGAGTTGATGGAACATTAGCAAGTTCTTCCGGTGGGAGAGAGTAGATATCTTTGTCTAATGGTTCTCCTGGATGGATTTTGTTTTCAATACCGTCAATTGCAGCCATTAACAGAGCTGTAAATGCAAGATATGGGTTAGAGGATGCATCTGGGAATCTTACTTCTATTCTTTTAGCTTTTGGAGAAGCTGAACCCATTGGTATTCTTATAGCTGCAGACCTGTTTCTTGCAGAGTAAGCAAGTTTTACTGGAGCTTCAAATCCTGGAACAAGTCTGTGGTAAGAGTTAGTTGTTGGGTTTGTAAATGCCGCAATAGCTTTTCCGTGTTTGATAATTCCACCGATTGCATAAAGTGCTATTTCAGAAAGACCTGCATACTGGTCTCCTGCAAATTGGTTTTCACCGTTTTTCCATATTGAGAAGTGTGTGTGCATTCCTGAACCGTTATCACCGGCAATTGGTTTTGGAAGGAATGTTACAAATTTTCCGTGTCTGTATCCAACATTTCTGAGAACATATTTGTATTTGAGAACGTTGTCTCCAGTTGTTACGAGGTCAGAGAATCTGAAGTTAATCTCACCTTGTCCTGCTGTTCCAACCTCATGGTGTTCTCTTTCTACTGTAATCCCAACTTCTTCAAGTGTTTTTACCATATCCCTTCTGATTTCTGCCATCTTGTCTAATGGTGGAACAGGGAAATATCCTCTCTTGTAAGGTGTTTTGTATCCAAGGTTAGGCATTTCTTCTCTACCTGTATTCCACCAACCTTCAATAGAATCTACTTCATAGTAAGAGTGGTTTGGTCCATTGCTGAACTTGATGTCATCAAAGATAAAGAATTCTGCTTCAGGTCCAAAGTAAGCAACATCTCCAATTCCTGTAGATTTGAGGAATTCAATAGCTTTTTTAGCTATTTGTCTTGGGTCTCTGCTGTAAGGCTCTCTTGTAATAGGGTCAACAACATCACATACCAGTGAGATATTAGGGTCGTCTATAAATGGGTCAATAAATGCAGATTTTGGGTCAGGTATAAGGAGCATGTCTGATTCCTGAATACCTTTCCATCCTCTAATTGAAGAACCATCAAATGGAATTCCTTCTTCAAAGCTTTCAGCTGAAAATTCATGGGCAGGAATTGTTAAGTGTTGCCATTGCCCAAATGGGTCTGAGAATTTCAGGTCAATAAAGACAACTCCTTTTTCTGAAATTACTCTTAAAACATCGTCCGGTGTTTGACACTGTATCATTGCCATGAAAAATACCTCCAAAAAGTTTTTATTTTCTATTAAATAGCCTCAGGGCCTCTTTCTCCTGTTCTTATTCTTATAACATCCTCAACAGGAATAACAAATATTTTTCCGTCTCCAATCCTTCCAGTTCTTGCTGCATTTGCTATTGTTTCAACTACCTTTTCTACCATTTCATCATCCACAACTATTTCTATTTTCAACTTAGGGAGAAAATCTATTACATATTCTGCTCCTCTATAAAGCTCTGTATGACCCTTCTGTCTTCCAAAACCTTTAGCCTCAGTAACAGTCATACCATATACACCGATTTCTGTAAGGGCATCTTTAACCTCATCCAGCTTAAAAGGTTTGATGATTGCTTCTACCTTTTTCATTTCTACCTCCGTTTATGTTTTAAAGCAAAATCTTTGCCAATTTATAAAGGTTTATTTTTAGCTAAATACCATATTTACAGCATATTTTTTATGCATATCAATGCACATTATTTAAGCATTCAGGTCAAAAACTATCACTTTTATTTCTGTATAATCTTCAATTGCAAATCTTGGCCCTTCTCTACCTATTCCGCTTCCTTTTACTCCACCGTAAGGCATATTATCCGCCCTAAATGTCGGAATATCATTTATTATCACACCACCCACCTGTGCACCTTCTATAAATTTCCAGGCATTTTTTATGTTGTTTGTAAATACACCAACCTGAAGACCGTAGTTTGATTTGTTTACCAGTGCTAATGCCTCATCCATATTCTTAAATTTCTTAACTGTTACAACTGGAGCAAATGCCTCTTCATAAAACAGTTTTGATTCTTCAGGAACATCAACAACAACTGTAGGCTGAAAAACAGTTTTTTCTTCAGAACAGGCTATTCCTCCCCTTTCTACCTTTGCACCTTTTTCTACTGCTTCTTGTATCCATGATTGTATTCTGTTTACTTCATCAACTGTAATTACCGGACCTACGTCTGTTTCTTCATCCATTGGGTCCCCAAATTTAAGTTTTGAAACTTCCTGTTTTAAAAGTTTATAAAATCTATCTGCAACTTTTTCATGGACAAGTATTCTTTGAACAGAGATACACACTTGACCGGCAACTGCAAATCCACCTGCAACAGCTTTTTTAGCTGCAATCTCAAGATTAGCATCCTCATCAACCACTACAGCAGAGTTAGAGCCAAGCTCCATAACAATTTTTTTCAGTCCAGCCTGTTTTGCGATAATTTCTCCTACTTTAAGGGAGCCTGTGAAAGAAACCACCCTTACATCTGGATGAGTTGTCATTGCTTGTCCAACATCTGCAAAACCCGGGATAATTGAAACTGCTTCTTCAGGAACACCGGCTTCTAAAAATAGTTCACAAAGCATTGTTGGAGAAAGCGGTGTTCTTTCGCTTGGCTTTAAAATAAATGGACAACCTGCCGCTATGGAAGGAGCTATTTTATGGGCTGTAAGGTTGAGGGGAAAATTAAAAGGAGTTATTGCAGCAACAATACCTGCCGGTTCCCTAAAATAAAAGCCTTTTTTACCTTTACCGTTTGGGGAGGCGTCTATATGAACATACTCCCCAGGTATTCTTTTTGCCTCTTCAGCTGACAGGGTTATAGTATTAATTGCCCTTTCTACTTCTGTTCGGGCTTCTTTTATGGTTTTTCCTACTTCATAAACAATGGTTCTGGCAAAGTCTTCTTTCCTTTCTTCAAGAAGATTTGCTACCTTCAGGAGAATTTTATATTTTTCATAGGATGAGAGTTTCTTAAGTTTTTGAAGACCAATTTTTGCTTTTTCTACTGCTTTTTGAACATCTTCAGGAGAGCCTTTGGGAACTTCTCCGATTTTTTCCTGGGTGTAGGGATAAATAACATCTATCTTTTCTTCTTTATCTACCCTCTGCCCACCAATTATCATCGGAAGCTTTATCATAGTTGTATGCCCTCCTGACTTTATATTATTTTAATACAAAATTGTTAAATTTTGGGGAGATTTAATGATTGAGTTTATTCAGGGAAATATTGTTGAAAAAAATGAGAACTACATTGTTATTGAGAAGGGGGGAATAGGGTTTAAAGTTTATGTGCCTTATGAAATTGAAGATGGAAAGGTCTATACAAAATTAGTAGTTAGAGAAGATGGATTTTTTCTATATGGGTTTAAAAACAGAGAAGATAGGGATTTGTTTGAACAGCTTACAGGTATAACAGGGATTGGTGTAAAACATGCTTTTTCTATTTTAAAAAGATTTACCGGTGGAGAGGTTATTCAGATTATAGATGAAGGGGATGTTCAGGCTTTAATGGATGTGCCTGGGATAGGTAAAAAAACCGCCCAGAGAATTATTTTTGAGCTTAAAGGAAAATTACAGTTTTTTGAAAATGAGTTATTAGAGGATATTGTAAATGCTTTATTATCCCTTGGTTTTGAAAAAAAAAGATGCTGTATGGGCTGCAAGAGAAGCTCTGAAAGAAACTAAAGAGCTTGAATCTGCAATAAAGAAAGCCCTTCAAAAACTGTCTGAAAAAGGATAGAATTTTATAGCTTTATATAAAAATTATAAAGGTGTAGGAAGGTGTGGATTTTAGGAGAACATGATGAACCGGTAAGAAAGACTCGTAAGTCTATACTGGAGCTAGTTGGAAATACCCCTTTAATAAAATTAGAAAAATCCCTTCCAGATGATATAAAGGAAAAACCTGTTGAGATATATGCAAAATTAGAGGGATATAATCCCGGTGGCTCCGTTAAAGATAGACCTGCCACCAGAATGATTGTTGAAGCAATTCAGTCCGGTAAGTTAACAAAAGACAAGATTATTCTGGATGCTACCTCAGGTAATACAGGTATTGCACTTGCTATGGTTGGAACTGCCCTGGGATATAAAGTTGAGCTGGCAATGCCCTCAAATGTAAGTGAAGAAAGGAAAAGAATTATTCAAGCTTACGGAGCTAAAATACACTACACTGACCCGCTACAAAGCACAGATGGGGCAATCCTATATGTCAGAGAGCTTATAGAAAAATATCCCGATAAATACTATTACATTGACCAGTATAATAATGATGCAAACTGGCGTTCCCATTTTTACTCAACAGCTGTTGAGATATGGAATCAGACTAATCAAAGGATTACACATTTTATAGCCGGTATTGGAACCGGCGGAACAATAATGGGAACAGGTAGAAGATTAAAGATTTTTAATCCTGATATTCAGATAATAGGTGTTCAACCTGACAGTCCTTTTCATGGAATAGAAGGGCTCAAGTATATAGAAACATCCATTAAACCAGGAATTTTTGACGAAAATAGGTTAGATAGGACAATGTTCATAGGAACAGATATTGCTTATGAAAGGGCAAGAAGTCTTGCCAGAAAAGAGGGGGTATTTGTAGGGCAGTCATCAGGAGCAGCCTTTGAGGCTGCTATCCAGATTGCAAGAGAAATAAATGAAGGAGTTATTGTTTTTATATGCCCTGATGGCGGCGAAAAATATCTGACAACTGCCCTATGGGAAATTTAAGGGTCTTTATTATCTGCTTCAACTGCTGCAATTAACCTTTCTGATATATCAGGTAAAGCTGCCCTTACACGAACCCATGCAGACATTAATGGAACACCGATAGGGTCATTTCTAAAATCTTCTTCTGCCAATTTTAGAGCCTCTACAAAAGCTTCTATAGCTTCAATCTCTGCATGTCTGTCATATTCAAGTCCATTAATAAGAGAAAGGGCATTATATTTTTCTATCGCATATCTTGCTTCCTGTAGATAAGTAGTTAGTAATGTCCTGAAAAATCCCCCTGAAAAAACAAATCCATCGTGAGCAAGAACCCTAAATAGTGTTTTTGCTATATCAGATGCCATTTTTACAAGTCCGACGGATGTTTCTCCTTTTTTAATTTTTTGATGTTTATGTTCATAAGTTTCCATCACCTCAACCTGACATACACGGTTAAATGAGGTGTTATTATAAACTTCACTGAGCATTGAAACCTCGAGTCCCCATGTCGGAGAAATTCTAATTCCCCTTGCTAAACTTCTGATAAATGCAAACTCCCCGGAAAGTGCATATCTGAAACTATCAAGGTATATAAGGAACTGTTTATGCCCTAGAATTTTCATTAATGCACGGATTAAAGGAGTATAGAAAAGTCTTGTTACCCTGCCATATAGTTTATTAGTTACCCGTGCGTAATATCCCTTGGCAAATTCAAAATCAAGAGCTGGAGAAACAACAGGGTAAAACAGCCTTGCAGGCAACTCCCTTGAATAGTTAACAATATCACAATCATGTAGGGCTATTGCATAGGCATTTACATCGGAAAGTATGTATCCCAAGCTCATCCAGACAGATCTACCTTTACCGGGAATATCAACTGTAAATCCTGCTTCTCTAAGAAGTTTATATAGTTCTTGCATACGGGGACCATCATGCCAGATAACATCAACCTTTGTTGGAATTTCTGACATTATTTTTTTGACTTTTCTAAATTCCTCCTCAGAGGCTCTATCAAGGGATAAGACTATTTTGTATAGATATTTTATTTTTTTAAGCTCCTCAACTATTTTTGGCATTGCAGGGCCTTCAAATTCTGAGTATAAAGCAGGTAAAAGCAATACCATGTTTCTCCTTTTTGCAAAAAGTTGCAATTCATACTCAAGTTCTTCCAGTGTCCTTGTGTTAAATCTTTGTAGTGTTGTTATGACGCCATTCTGGAAAAAGTCAGCCATAAGACCCTCCTCTTACCATATTTTTATTAAGTAATCTTTCATATTTTCAAATATTTCAGCCTGTTTGTTGTAATATTCTTCAGCTTCATCATCTGTTTTGTCTTTAAGCTCATTAACTAAAGAAGCTACCCTTGCATTATAAAGAGGTATCATTGTATCAAGGAGTTTGAATTTCTGTCTCGGTGTTGCATGAAAATAAGCTGCGTATCTATAAACGATACGAACCCAATTTTCTATAGGAAAAATAAAGTTTTCCGGATTTTCTTCCATATAAAGTTTTTTGATTAATCTAAAATCTTCTTCTTCTAAAATGGATTTCCATACACCACCGAAGTTATTATAACCAATTTTAAAATACTCAATAAGTCCCTGCTGATCTATCTCAAATGGCTTTGGTTCTTGTCCAACATAATCCCCAAGAATTGGGACATCCTTTGAACCTTTAACTTTTTTCCAAAAACTTTCATACTCTTCCATAAGTCTAAATATTGTTCCTACTACTTCCCTATACATCTGGGACAGGTCTTTTCCTGGGTCTTTCTCCTGATGAATTTTTGCCCCCAGTCTTGCCTGACAAATTTTATAACCATCTACAATGGCTGTTGTTGTCATCCATATATCTATTCCAAATTTGGCAACTTCTGTTTCCCACACATCTTTATCAAGATAATCTTTTATCAGTTTATAGGACATACCAAAATCACCGCCTATAGGTTGGCGAATTCTGTATCCATAAAGGGCACGGGTAAGGTTATAGGCAATAGTATTTGTTATAGTCCCATCAAATTTGTATCTTTTGTAGTAAGGACAAACATAATCATATCCTTGATATATTGGTTCTATCACATTTTTAACCCATTCCGGCGTGATAGACTTAAGGTCCGAATCAAATGTGGCAACAGCCTCTGCCTTCAAAAATTCTGCAGCTTCAAAAACAGCTCTTAAAGCAGAACCTTTACCGGGTATTCCTCTGTAGATAGTTACTATTTTTTCTATGTTATATTTGGAAATATCTGTGTTTTCTGCAATTTCCCTTGTATCGTCTGTAGAACCTCCATCTGAGACAAATATCAAACATTTCTTGTCTTTGAAATACCTATCAAGACCTTCTGCTACCTGTTGAATTACATGGGATATTGTTGTCTGACTATAATAAGCAGGAATACCTACCACTATATCTGCATATCCAAGCTGTTCTATTTTTTTTCTGGCATCCTCCCTTAAAGCTGTTGAAAACCTTACCGGTGGAAGTTGAAGCATTTTATCCTCCTATGATTAATATTGAAATATCCATAACATTGGTTCCTGTAGGACCTGTAATGATTAGGTCTCCTGTTTGTTTGAAAAAGTTATATGAATCATTGTTTTCCAGATATTCATCAATATTTAAACCAAGTTTTTTTGCTTTTTCATAACTGCTTTTGTCTATTACTGCCCCTGCTGCATCTGAGTTGCCATCTATTCCATCTGTCCCTCCGGAAAGCAGAACCATCTTCTCTGTATCTTTTATCTCTTGTAATGCAGAAAGACAAAATTCCTGATTTCTTCCGCCTTTGCCATTGCCACGAACTGTTACTGTTGTTTCTCCTCCAATAAGGATACATACAGGTGGTTTAAATGGATTTCCAGATTTTTTAATTTCTTTTCCAATGGCTGTAACTGCCTTAGCTACTTCCCTTGCTTCTCCTTTTAATTGTGAGGTAAGTATGTAAGCAGGCATTTTTTCTTCTGCTTTTTGTTTTGCCTTTTGGAGCGCTATAAAATTGCTGCCTATTATGTAATGTTTTATATTTGGATTTTCTGATTTTGGGGTATCAGGAATTTCTCCTTTTAAGCCTTTTAATATTACCTGACGGACTGTTTCAGGAATTTTATCTAAAAGGTTGTATTTTCTTAAAACATTGTAAGCATCCTCAAAGGTTGAAGTGTCATAATACATAGGTGCTGAGCCTATTGTGAAAAGGTCATCTCCTATTACATCTGAAATTACCAAAACTATTCCCTTTGCCTTTGTGTATGAGGTAAGTCTACCTCCTTTTATCATAGATATATGTTTTCTAATTATGTTTATTTCTTCTATAGGAACAGAGTAAGAAAGGAGAAGATTGGTTAGCTTTTTTAAGTCTTCAAGGGTTATAGGTGGAATAGGCTTTTCTATTAATGCAGAACTTCCACCGGAAAGCAGATACACAAAAAAGTCTTCTTTTTTAAGACTTTTTAATCCGTTTATTATTTCTTCTGCTCCTTTTATGCTATTTTCATTTGGAACAGGATGTCCACCTTTTATGACTTTTATTTTCCTAAGAGTTTCATAATAATTACAAACTACTAATCCATTTTCAATTTTGTTTTCAAGGATATTTTCCAGAACTTTCGCCATCTCAATGGAAGCTTTACCACTTCCAAAGATATAAATTCTTTCTGGAATCTGGTATGTATCACCGGAGATTATAAGTTTGTTATCGACGATTTTTAAAGTTTCAGGAATAAGATTTTTAGGTTTTACACTCTCCACCGCATATAAGAATATATCAACTACCATCTGGCGTAAGTTCATCTATTAATCTCCTAACAACCGCATTCCATCCTTTGCTGCCGGGATATGGAGCCTTAATCAGGTTTTCTAATTCCACATTTTCGTATTCATTATTAATTTTTGGTATAAGAACTGGGATGTCAACATTTTCAAGCATCGGAATATCGTTTTTGCTATCTCCTATTCCTATGGTTATGATATCCCCTATATTCTTTTTGAATATATCTGATGTGATTTTAACAGCCTTTCCTTTGTCCTGATTTTTTCCTATTAGGTGATAAAAACGACCACCTTTTGTGATTTTTAGACCATTTTTTTCTGCAAGTTTTTCAAGCTGTGGTAAAAGCTGGGGTTTTTCTGTTATAAATGGTTCTGTAAATTCCCTTTGTTTCGCAAGTTTTGCCTTTTCTAATGGAAGATCTGTTAAAGCTGCTATTTCTTCAACAGACATATCACCGAATCCTTTTAGGCCAAATTCATTTTTTACCTTGTTAAAGAACTCCCTTATTTTCCGGTAGGTTTCCCCCAGTATAATAACCTGATAATTATCCTTTACTGGAGCATCAATACGGAAATTTCTGTAGCCAAGAGGAAAAAATATTGCTGCCCCATTTTCAACAATAAATGGCTCTTTTATCCCTATTTCCTTTTGAAGAAGTTCAACTTCTATTCTTGTTTTGCTGGTGGTAAATATCAAAGGAATTTTGAGCTTTTTTATTTTTTCAAGACTTTCTATTGCATCTGAATATGAATAATCTTCGTGATTTAGCAATGAACCATCAAGGTCTGTAAATATAACTATCATTGCTCACCTATTGGGATTTTTACTGTAAATTTTGAGCCTTTTCCAAGTTCACTATGGACTTCAACTTTGCCGTTATGGGCTTCGGTTATATGTTTTACAATAGATAATCCAAGTCCTGTTCCACCCTCATTTCTGCTTCTTGATTTATCTACCCTGTAAAATCTTTCAAAAATAAGGGGAACGGCTTCCTTTGGTATTCCTATTCCTGTGTCTTCTACTGTAATTGATACATATTTATCATTTCTATTTGCATAAACTTTTACAAAGCCACCGGTTTTGTTATATTTAATTGCATTTTCTATAAGATTTTTCAGCAAAATGTTAAATTTCTTTTCATCTACAAAAACAGAAAAATCTTTGTCCACCTGATTTTCTAGGGAAATTTCTTTTTCGTTTGCTATATGCTGAAGGTCTTCAAAAATCTGTTGTATCATGCTGTATAGATTTATATGACTTTTTTGGATTTTGTCTTCTTTTGATTCTATTTTTGCTAAGATAAGAAGGTCATTTATCAAACTATCCATCTGGTTTATTCTTTTTTTGGCTTTTGATAGAAAATTTCTTATTAGTTCTAAGTCTTCCTCCTTTTCTATGGTCTCTATAACTCCTTTAAGGACTGTGATTGGTGTTTTAAGTTCATGGGAAACGTTTGATACAAAATCCTTTTTTGCCTGTTTATAAAGTTCAAAAGGTGTTATATCTTGAAAATGAATTACTTTCTGACCATTTATTTTAAAAACTCTGGCAAGGAATATATCTTCATCTATTGTTATTTCTTCTTTTAGTTCCCCCTGTATATCAGCATTTATCAACGAATATAAATAATTATTTTTGATTATTTCCGAAGGCAGAGGCATCT from Persephonella sp. includes these protein-coding regions:
- a CDS encoding glycosyltransferase, which produces MLQLPPVRFSTALREDARKKIEQLGYADIVVGIPAYYSQTTISHVIQQVAEGLDRYFKDKKCLIFVSDGGSTDDTREIAENTDISKYNIEKIVTIYRGIPGKGSALRAVFEAAEFLKAEAVATFDSDLKSITPEWVKNVIEPIYQGYDYVCPYYKRYKFDGTITNTIAYNLTRALYGYRIRQPIGGDFGMSYKLIKDYLDKDVWETEVAKFGIDIWMTTTAIVDGYKICQARLGAKIHQEKDPGKDLSQMYREVVGTIFRLMEEYESFWKKVKGSKDVPILGDYVGQEPKPFEIDQQGLIEYFKIGYNNFGGVWKSILEEEDFRLIKKLYMEENPENFIFPIENWVRIVYRYAAYFHATPRQKFKLLDTMIPLYNARVASLVNELKDKTDDEAEEYYNKQAEIFENMKDYLIKIW
- a CDS encoding glycerate kinase, encoding MNLRQMVVDIFLYAVESVKPKNLIPETLKIVDNKLIISGDTYQIPERIYIFGSGKASIEMAKVLENILENKIENGLVVCNYYETLRKIKVIKGGHPVPNENSIKGAEEIINGLKSLKKEDFFVYLLSGGSSALIEKPIPPITLEDLKKLTNLLLSYSVPIEEINIIRKHISMIKGGRLTSYTKAKGIVLVISDVIGDDLFTIGSAPMYYDTSTFEDAYNVLRKYNLLDKIPETVRQVILKGLKGEIPDTPKSENPNIKHYIIGSNFIALQKAKQKAEEKMPAYILTSQLKGEAREVAKAVTAIGKEIKKSGNPFKPPVCILIGGETTVTVRGNGKGGRNQEFCLSALQEIKDTEKMVLLSGGTDGIDGNSDAAGAVIDKSSYEKAKKLGLNIDEYLENNDSYNFFKQTGDLIITGPTGTNVMDISILIIGG
- the mpgP gene encoding mannosyl-3-phosphoglycerate phosphatase, coding for MIVIFTDLDGSLLNHEDYSYSDAIESLEKIKKLKIPLIFTTSKTRIEVELLQKEIGIKEPFIVENGAAIFFPLGYRNFRIDAPVKDNYQVIILGETYRKIREFFNKVKNEFGLKGFGDMSVEEIAALTDLPLEKAKLAKQREFTEPFITEKPQLLPQLEKLAEKNGLKITKGGRFYHLIGKNQDKGKAVKITSDIFKKNIGDIITIGIGDSKNDIPMLENVDIPVLIPKINNEYENVELENLIKAPYPGSKGWNAVVRRLIDELTPDGS
- a CDS encoding ATP-binding protein — protein: MDNLLKNTLVEFLDFLQEGLIVIDENKNIQYINRYARQLLKIHETQMPLPSEIIKNNYLYSLINADIQGELKEEITIDEDIFLARVFKINGQKVIHFQDITPFELYKQAKKDFVSNVSHELKTPITVLKGVIETIEKEEDLELIRNFLSKAKKRINQMDSLINDLLILAKIESKEDKIQKSHINLYSMIQQIFEDLQHIANEKEISLENQVDKDFSVFVDEKKFNILLKNLIENAIKYNKTGGFVKVYANRNDKYVSITVEDTGIGIPKEAVPLIFERFYRVDKSRSRNEGGTGLGLSIVKHITEAHNGKVEVHSELGKGSKFTVKIPIGEQ